A genome region from Alicyclobacillus acidocaldarius subsp. acidocaldarius DSM 446 includes the following:
- a CDS encoding MerR family transcriptional regulator, translating to MDLEERRNMPLFSIGTVQKLTGLSARQIRYYEEHGLIQPARTPGNQRQFSFADVERLMQIRQLLDEGHNIASVKRNLLEKDRRPRSSRPLATRDVPDSEVYQWLERELMERRQTGEFQGDLSRFYRHR from the coding sequence GTGGATTTGGAAGAGCGCAGGAACATGCCCTTATTTTCGATAGGCACGGTGCAAAAGCTGACGGGGCTCAGCGCACGGCAAATCCGTTACTACGAAGAGCACGGGTTGATCCAGCCGGCGCGCACGCCCGGGAATCAGCGGCAGTTTTCGTTTGCCGACGTGGAGCGCCTGATGCAGATCCGACAGTTGCTCGACGAGGGTCACAATATCGCGAGCGTGAAGCGCAACCTTCTCGAGAAGGACAGGCGGCCGAGATCGAGCCGCCCGTTGGCGACAAGGGACGTGCCCGATTCCGAAGTGTATCAGTGGCTGGAGCGCGAGCTGATGGAGCGGCGGCAAACGGGAGAGTTTCAAGGCGATTTGTCTCGCTTCTACCGCCACCGCTGA
- the glnA gene encoding type I glutamate--ammonia ligase, with amino-acid sequence MRKEYTKEEILKLAEANDVRYVRLQFTDLLGIVKNVEIPVDQLPKALDNRIMFDGSSIQGFVRIEESDMYLAPDRSTWLVFPWDTPQGKVARLICDVNLPDGTPFAGDPRSVLKRVCEKARAMGFSAFNVGPEPEFFLFKLDENGKPTLDLNDEGGYFDWAPVDLGENCRRDIVLALEQMGFEIEASHHEVAPGQHEIDFRYAEAVEAADNLTTFRLVVKTVAREHGLHATFMPKPLYGINGSGMHTHLSLFRDGQNAFYDPEGEMGLSETALHFVAGLLEHARAFTAICNPLVNSYKRLVPGYEAPSYIAWSGKNRSPLVRVPAARGMSTRVEVRSPDPSCNPYLAIASLLAAGLDGIERELEPPPPVNRNIYMMTEAEKEEAGIRSLPSNLNEALDALIRDQVIMEALGDHVLLHFIEAKRIEWNMFRTQVTEWEREQYFTIY; translated from the coding sequence ATGCGGAAAGAATACACAAAAGAAGAAATATTGAAACTGGCCGAAGCGAACGACGTGCGGTACGTGCGCCTGCAGTTCACCGATTTGCTCGGGATTGTGAAAAACGTGGAGATCCCGGTGGACCAACTGCCGAAGGCGCTGGACAACCGCATCATGTTTGACGGTTCATCGATTCAAGGGTTTGTCCGCATTGAGGAGTCGGACATGTACCTGGCGCCGGATCGGTCGACTTGGCTGGTCTTCCCGTGGGACACGCCGCAGGGGAAGGTGGCGCGCTTGATTTGCGACGTGAACCTTCCGGACGGCACGCCGTTTGCGGGCGATCCCCGGTCGGTGCTCAAACGCGTCTGCGAGAAGGCCAGGGCCATGGGGTTTTCGGCGTTCAACGTCGGCCCGGAACCGGAGTTTTTCCTCTTTAAGCTGGACGAAAATGGAAAGCCCACGCTCGACCTCAACGACGAAGGGGGTTACTTCGACTGGGCACCGGTCGATCTCGGCGAAAACTGCCGCCGCGATATCGTACTCGCGCTGGAGCAAATGGGGTTCGAGATTGAGGCGTCGCACCACGAGGTCGCCCCGGGGCAGCACGAGATTGACTTTCGCTACGCGGAAGCGGTGGAGGCGGCGGACAACCTCACGACCTTCCGGCTGGTCGTCAAGACGGTCGCGCGGGAGCACGGGCTGCACGCCACCTTTATGCCCAAGCCGCTCTACGGCATTAACGGCTCGGGCATGCATACCCATCTGTCGCTGTTCCGCGATGGCCAGAACGCGTTCTACGATCCGGAGGGGGAGATGGGGCTCAGCGAGACGGCGCTCCATTTTGTCGCCGGGCTGTTGGAGCACGCTCGGGCGTTCACGGCCATCTGCAATCCGCTCGTGAACTCGTACAAGCGCCTCGTGCCCGGCTATGAAGCGCCGAGCTACATCGCGTGGAGTGGCAAGAACCGGTCGCCGCTCGTCCGCGTCCCCGCCGCTCGCGGCATGTCGACGCGGGTCGAGGTCCGCAGCCCGGACCCAAGTTGCAACCCGTACCTTGCCATCGCCTCGCTGCTCGCTGCCGGGCTCGACGGGATCGAGCGCGAGCTGGAACCTCCGCCGCCGGTGAACCGGAACATCTACATGATGACGGAAGCAGAAAAGGAGGAGGCGGGCATTCGAAGCCTCCCGTCCAACCTCAACGAGGCGCTGGATGCCTTGATCCGGGACCAAGTGATCATGGAAGCGCTCGGCGATCACGTCCTGCTTCACTTCATCGAAGCGAAGCGCATCGAGTGGAACATGTTCCGCACGCAGGTGACGGAGTGGGAGCGGGAGCAATATTTCACTATTTACTGA
- a CDS encoding substrate-binding domain-containing protein, producing the protein MTTMADVAKRAGVSIMTVSRVVNNSGYVKPSTRQKVLAAMQELNYVPKGQQSSPHDTWMLIVPDITNPFFTFIARGMEDVARKHGFRVFIANTDEDLQKEQEYVQMCLDYQVRGALVVPVGDPSRENLVRLTEHQVPFVLIDREIEGLDADLVKGDIRETSRRLVEHLLDLGHERIAAVVGPLHSASSRERLDGYRDALLHKGLPVDESLIFTAPMTRDMDASFVDALVGRSDAPTALFLGNMFQYAHIVRRLRGLGLSIPHDISVVSFGNTDDLASVDSLATAAVQPAYNYGSLGAQLLLERIEGVRKTSTRIVLHSEMVVRSSTAPPPVRMTKKR; encoded by the coding sequence ATGACCACGATGGCGGATGTCGCAAAACGCGCGGGCGTGTCCATCATGACCGTATCTCGCGTGGTGAACAACTCCGGTTATGTGAAGCCGTCGACGAGGCAAAAGGTGCTCGCGGCGATGCAGGAACTCAACTACGTTCCGAAGGGGCAGCAGTCCTCGCCGCACGACACGTGGATGCTCATCGTGCCGGACATCACCAACCCGTTTTTCACCTTTATCGCGCGCGGCATGGAGGACGTGGCGCGCAAACACGGTTTTCGGGTGTTCATCGCCAACACGGACGAGGACCTTCAGAAAGAGCAGGAATATGTGCAGATGTGCCTCGATTACCAGGTGCGCGGCGCGCTGGTGGTGCCGGTCGGAGATCCGTCGCGCGAAAACCTGGTGCGGCTCACCGAACATCAGGTGCCGTTCGTGCTCATCGACCGCGAGATCGAAGGGCTCGACGCAGATCTCGTCAAGGGAGACATTCGCGAGACCTCGCGTCGGCTCGTGGAACATCTCCTGGACCTGGGCCACGAGCGCATCGCAGCCGTGGTGGGCCCGCTCCACAGCGCGTCCAGCCGAGAGCGGCTCGACGGGTACCGAGACGCCCTTCTCCACAAGGGGTTACCGGTGGATGAGAGCCTCATCTTCACGGCGCCCATGACGCGAGACATGGATGCATCGTTTGTGGACGCGCTCGTCGGGCGTTCGGACGCACCCACCGCCCTGTTCCTCGGCAACATGTTTCAGTACGCGCATATCGTGCGAAGGCTTCGCGGTCTTGGCCTTTCGATTCCCCACGACATCAGCGTGGTCAGCTTCGGCAACACGGACGATCTCGCCTCGGTCGACTCCCTCGCGACGGCGGCGGTTCAACCGGCATACAACTATGGATCGCTCGGCGCGCAGCTTCTGCTCGAGCGGATTGAGGGCGTGCGGAAGACGTCGACGAGGATTGTACTCCATTCGGAGATGGTCGTGCGCAGTTCCACCGCGCCGCCTCCCGTGCGGATGACCAAGAAGAGGTGA
- a CDS encoding UxaA family hydrolase has protein sequence MAPKVLHLSPVDDVVVALEPLDVGEVVETPFGQVSARAPIALGHKLAVKPVKCGEAVHKYGFPIGVATQDIEPGEWVHTHNLRTALSERGSYVYRPHGSPALVLDDGLTFMGYVRSDGQVGVRNEIWILNTVGCVNKVAERLAAMADAKWRGGGIDGVYHFAHPYGCSQLGDDLVYTQSLLAGLVRHPNAAGVLVIGLGCENNRIEAFRERLDQASLERVAFLELQRTTDEFADGMRLLEDLVERARAFVRQPVPVARLKLGLKCGGSDGLSGVTANPLVGQVADRVVARGGTALLTEVPEMFGAETVLMDRADSPETFAKIVDLIQSWKDYYTRHGQPVYENPSPGNKAGGITTLEEKSLGAVQKGGRLSRVVDVLGYGDPAVKPGLNLISAPGNDMVSVSALAASGAQLILFTTGRGTPFGGPVPTLKIASNHQLASSKPGWIDFDAGRIALGESMNDLAEELLHKVIRVASGEELARNEVNGYREIAIFKDGVTL, from the coding sequence GTGGCGCCCAAGGTTTTGCATCTCTCGCCGGTCGACGATGTCGTGGTGGCGCTTGAACCGCTCGACGTGGGGGAGGTCGTCGAGACCCCTTTCGGCCAGGTGAGCGCTCGAGCGCCCATTGCACTGGGCCACAAGCTCGCCGTCAAGCCTGTGAAGTGCGGAGAAGCGGTGCACAAATACGGTTTTCCCATCGGCGTCGCAACGCAGGACATCGAGCCGGGCGAATGGGTGCACACGCACAATCTGCGCACGGCGCTCTCGGAGCGCGGCTCCTACGTGTACCGACCGCACGGTTCTCCGGCACTCGTGCTTGACGACGGCCTCACGTTCATGGGCTATGTCCGGTCCGACGGACAGGTCGGCGTGCGCAACGAGATTTGGATCCTGAACACGGTCGGGTGTGTGAACAAAGTGGCCGAGCGGCTAGCGGCGATGGCCGACGCCAAATGGCGCGGAGGCGGGATCGACGGCGTGTACCACTTCGCGCATCCGTACGGGTGTTCACAGCTCGGGGATGATCTCGTCTACACCCAATCTCTGCTCGCGGGGCTCGTCCGACACCCCAACGCCGCCGGCGTGCTTGTGATTGGGCTCGGATGCGAGAACAACCGGATTGAGGCGTTTCGGGAGCGGTTGGATCAAGCGTCGCTGGAGAGGGTGGCGTTCCTCGAACTCCAGCGCACCACGGATGAATTCGCGGACGGCATGCGGCTGTTGGAGGACCTCGTCGAGCGGGCGCGCGCATTCGTCCGCCAGCCGGTGCCAGTGGCTCGTCTGAAATTGGGGCTGAAATGCGGCGGATCCGACGGTCTGTCAGGCGTCACGGCGAATCCACTCGTGGGACAGGTGGCGGACCGCGTCGTCGCTCGCGGCGGCACGGCACTCCTGACCGAGGTGCCTGAGATGTTCGGCGCGGAGACGGTGCTCATGGATCGCGCCGACAGCCCTGAGACGTTCGCCAAAATCGTAGATCTGATTCAGTCGTGGAAGGATTACTACACGCGCCACGGCCAGCCCGTTTATGAAAATCCCTCCCCCGGAAACAAGGCGGGCGGCATCACCACACTGGAAGAAAAGTCGCTCGGTGCCGTGCAGAAGGGCGGGCGCCTTTCCCGGGTGGTGGACGTCCTCGGCTACGGCGATCCGGCCGTGAAACCTGGGCTCAACCTGATCTCGGCGCCTGGGAACGACATGGTGTCGGTGAGCGCGCTCGCGGCGAGCGGCGCGCAGCTGATCCTGTTCACCACAGGCCGGGGCACGCCCTTCGGCGGGCCGGTTCCAACGCTGAAGATTGCGAGCAACCACCAGCTTGCGTCGTCGAAACCTGGCTGGATCGACTTCGACGCGGGGCGGATCGCGCTCGGGGAATCGATGAACGATCTCGCGGAGGAATTGCTGCACAAGGTCATTCGCGTGGCGTCTGGAGAAGAACTCGCCCGGAACGAAGTGAACGGGTATCGCGAGATCGCCATCTTCAAGGACGGCGTCACCCTTTGA
- the iolB gene encoding 5-deoxy-glucuronate isomerase → MYLVRGKAENGYHELVPQQNAAGLKWISFGHLRLGRGEAHEATLQGREVVLVLLSGAMRVSVGHHTFGPYERPNVFAAPATAVYVPVGQPFRVENAGDGALEVAVCQAVAEEVHQPFVVTPDEVQVKTVGQANFERKVHDIVVQQAEGRVHRIIVGETFNPPGNWSSYPPHKHDEYIPGVEALMEEIYFYQLDPPHGFGLQSIYTSDGSIDETYRVRHGDAFMIPRGYHPVCAAGGYQLYYLWLMAGPVDRVMIPHDDPTHAWLRERSWG, encoded by the coding sequence ATGTATCTGGTGCGAGGAAAAGCGGAAAACGGTTATCACGAGTTGGTGCCGCAACAGAACGCGGCCGGGCTAAAGTGGATTTCGTTCGGCCACCTGCGGCTCGGTCGAGGCGAGGCGCATGAAGCGACCCTTCAGGGACGAGAGGTGGTCCTGGTTCTCCTGTCGGGCGCCATGCGCGTGTCGGTCGGCCATCACACCTTTGGGCCGTACGAGCGGCCGAATGTCTTTGCGGCGCCGGCGACAGCAGTGTACGTGCCGGTTGGCCAACCGTTTCGCGTGGAAAACGCGGGCGACGGGGCGCTCGAGGTCGCCGTCTGCCAGGCGGTTGCGGAGGAAGTCCACCAGCCGTTCGTCGTCACGCCGGACGAAGTCCAGGTGAAGACCGTGGGGCAGGCCAACTTCGAACGCAAGGTGCATGACATCGTCGTGCAGCAGGCGGAAGGCCGCGTTCACCGGATCATTGTCGGCGAGACGTTCAATCCGCCAGGCAACTGGTCGAGTTATCCGCCGCACAAACACGACGAGTATATCCCGGGCGTTGAGGCGCTCATGGAGGAGATCTATTTCTATCAGCTCGACCCGCCTCACGGCTTTGGGCTGCAGTCCATCTACACCTCGGATGGCTCCATCGACGAGACGTATCGCGTTCGACACGGCGACGCGTTCATGATCCCGCGCGGGTATCACCCCGTCTGCGCCGCGGGCGGCTATCAACTGTACTATCTGTGGCTCATGGCGGGACCGGTGGATCGCGTGATGATTCCGCACGACGATCCGACTCATGCCTGGCTCCGCGAGCGCTCGTGGGGTTGA
- a CDS encoding tagaturonate reductase, with the protein MRLHAGALDGEARASFERARAMPIRVVQIGEGIFLRGFVDWLVHRLNESGTFQGRIAVVNPRPSGAHHVHQFQEQDGLYTVLVRGMQDGRPVENAELVTSVARAFDSTREWAQVLQLARDPLVEIAVSNTTELGVRYEPVPRPMSDAPPGTYPAKLTQYLHERYLALGWQETSRLIVVPCELIDDNGQQLRSIVERHAADWQLGGDFMRWLRDRVEFCDTLVDRIVTPYAGDPPLPYEDALAVTVEPYYLFAIRGSERLKALWPFEEVGLHVHYADDIRDFRLQKLRALNGTHTALANLGLMAGLETVLEVMQHPTLSAYVRHLVHGEIVPATERRVSRPEMLRDFAHDVLERFQNPYLEHKLRSIATNAVSKARIRLVPTLLDAVERLGDARRLTAAVAAVCLAYRPGMERAAEPDPAADRLRALWQDDLGASAHAILSDAELWSADLTQVPGVLDGWIRFVEMALREGPVQAVASL; encoded by the coding sequence ATGCGGTTACACGCAGGCGCATTGGACGGTGAAGCTCGCGCCAGCTTCGAGCGCGCGCGGGCCATGCCCATCCGGGTGGTTCAAATTGGCGAAGGCATTTTTCTGCGGGGTTTCGTCGACTGGCTTGTTCACCGCCTGAATGAGTCCGGTACGTTTCAAGGAAGGATCGCCGTGGTGAATCCGCGCCCGAGCGGCGCTCACCACGTTCACCAGTTTCAGGAACAAGACGGCCTTTACACGGTACTCGTGCGCGGCATGCAGGACGGCAGGCCCGTGGAAAACGCGGAGCTTGTCACGTCCGTGGCTCGCGCCTTCGATTCGACGCGGGAGTGGGCGCAGGTCCTGCAACTCGCGCGCGATCCGCTCGTCGAGATCGCCGTGTCCAACACCACGGAGCTCGGCGTTCGATATGAACCCGTGCCGAGGCCCATGTCGGATGCTCCGCCTGGGACCTATCCGGCCAAACTGACGCAGTACCTGCACGAGCGGTACCTCGCGCTCGGCTGGCAGGAAACCAGTCGGCTGATCGTCGTCCCGTGCGAGCTCATCGACGACAACGGCCAGCAGTTGCGGTCCATTGTGGAGCGCCATGCGGCGGACTGGCAGCTCGGCGGCGACTTTATGCGCTGGTTGCGCGATCGCGTCGAGTTCTGCGACACCCTCGTCGATCGCATCGTGACCCCCTACGCGGGCGATCCGCCGCTCCCCTATGAGGACGCGCTGGCGGTGACGGTCGAACCGTACTACCTGTTTGCCATTCGCGGCAGCGAGCGGCTGAAGGCGCTGTGGCCGTTCGAGGAAGTCGGCCTGCACGTCCACTACGCGGACGACATCCGCGACTTTCGCTTGCAGAAGCTTCGCGCGTTGAACGGCACGCACACGGCGCTCGCAAACCTGGGTCTCATGGCGGGCCTCGAGACGGTGCTCGAGGTGATGCAGCATCCCACGTTGTCCGCGTACGTCCGCCATCTCGTCCACGGCGAGATCGTGCCGGCGACCGAGCGTCGTGTGAGCCGTCCGGAGATGTTGCGCGATTTCGCTCACGACGTGCTCGAGCGGTTTCAGAATCCGTATCTGGAGCACAAGTTGCGCTCGATTGCCACAAATGCCGTCTCGAAGGCAAGAATTCGGCTCGTGCCGACGCTCCTCGACGCGGTGGAGCGGTTGGGCGACGCCCGGAGGCTCACGGCGGCCGTCGCGGCGGTGTGCCTGGCGTACCGACCCGGCATGGAACGCGCGGCTGAGCCGGATCCGGCCGCGGACCGGCTGAGGGCGTTGTGGCAGGACGACCTCGGGGCCTCGGCACACGCCATTCTTTCGGACGCTGAGCTGTGGTCCGCGGATCTGACCCAGGTGCCGGGCGTGCTCGACGGATGGATCCGGTTCGTGGAAATGGCCCTGCGAGAGGGCCCGGTTCAGGCCGTCGCGTCCTTGTGA
- a CDS encoding sugar porter family MFS transporter, which yields MQAEVAQAEYRPNLGYVVTVVVIASLGGLLFGYDTGVIAGANEFLKSEFHMSAATTGLVSSSIDLGAMLGVLIAGFLGDSFGRKKALSVAGIIFIASSLISAFAPSVGVLVLGRFIGGVGIGLASLLSPLYIAEIAPPRIRGRLVGSNQLAIVSGIFIVYFVNAAIVSSHTTAWNQTTGWRWMFAMGVIPAVIFFFLLFLVPESPRYLMKRGREEQAISILERVSGPERARWDVEEIRKSLEVVPDSLFQELSRPGIRKALGIGVVLAIFQQFTGTNAVGYYAPMIFKAAGAGTNASFYDTVWIGAIKVIFVIVLMLIVDRVGRKRLLVWNGMLMALFLAILGVAFSLPHMITWLVLALVFAHTIAYELSWGGGVWIVLSEIYPTAIRGRAMAIASFALWFATYLVAQFFPILLQAIGGTWTFWIFALFCIAMAVFMQRVVPETSKKTMEKIQSDWLQSERGSSL from the coding sequence ATGCAGGCAGAAGTGGCGCAGGCCGAGTATCGGCCGAATCTGGGCTACGTCGTGACGGTCGTCGTCATTGCATCGCTCGGCGGGCTTCTCTTCGGGTATGACACCGGCGTGATCGCAGGGGCGAACGAGTTTCTGAAATCGGAGTTTCACATGAGTGCAGCGACCACCGGACTCGTCTCGAGCAGCATCGATCTCGGCGCCATGCTCGGCGTGCTCATCGCGGGCTTCCTGGGCGACTCGTTCGGAAGGAAGAAAGCGCTGTCGGTCGCGGGCATCATCTTCATCGCCTCGAGCTTGATCTCGGCCTTCGCGCCGAGCGTCGGCGTGTTGGTTCTCGGGCGGTTTATCGGGGGCGTCGGCATCGGTCTGGCGTCGCTGTTGTCGCCGCTCTACATCGCCGAGATCGCACCGCCGCGGATCCGCGGGCGATTGGTCGGGTCGAACCAATTGGCTATCGTGTCCGGGATTTTCATCGTCTACTTTGTGAACGCGGCTATCGTCAGTTCGCACACCACGGCCTGGAACCAGACGACGGGCTGGCGCTGGATGTTTGCCATGGGTGTCATTCCGGCCGTCATCTTTTTCTTCCTGCTCTTCCTTGTGCCGGAGAGCCCGAGGTATCTCATGAAGCGGGGACGCGAAGAGCAGGCCATCTCGATTCTCGAACGCGTGAGCGGCCCTGAGCGGGCGCGGTGGGACGTCGAGGAGATTCGCAAATCGCTCGAAGTCGTGCCGGATTCGTTGTTTCAAGAACTGTCGCGCCCGGGCATTCGAAAGGCGCTCGGCATCGGCGTCGTGCTCGCGATCTTCCAACAGTTCACGGGCACCAACGCCGTGGGCTATTACGCCCCGATGATCTTCAAGGCGGCCGGCGCAGGCACCAACGCGTCGTTCTACGACACGGTTTGGATTGGCGCCATCAAGGTCATCTTCGTCATCGTGCTGATGCTCATCGTCGATCGCGTCGGAAGAAAGCGGTTGCTTGTGTGGAACGGGATGCTCATGGCGCTCTTTCTCGCCATCCTGGGCGTCGCCTTTTCACTGCCGCACATGATCACGTGGCTGGTCCTCGCGCTTGTGTTCGCGCACACCATCGCCTACGAGCTGTCCTGGGGCGGCGGCGTGTGGATTGTGTTGTCCGAGATCTATCCGACTGCCATCCGCGGCCGCGCCATGGCCATCGCGTCCTTTGCGCTGTGGTTCGCCACATACCTCGTGGCGCAGTTCTTCCCGATTTTGTTGCAGGCTATCGGCGGCACGTGGACGTTTTGGATCTTCGCGCTGTTCTGCATCGCCATGGCCGTCTTCATGCAGCGGGTCGTGCCGGAGACGAGCAAGAAGACGATGGAGAAGATCCAAAGCGACTGGCTCCAGTCGGAGCGAGGAAGCTCTCTGTGA
- the lexA gene encoding transcriptional repressor LexA produces MSGLTARQRAILEFIRKNIREKGYPPSVREIGEAVGLASSSTVHGHLERLQQKGYLRRDPTKPRALELLVDDEEPGDVVLAPIVGRVTAGLPISALEDIEGYLPLPRDVAKGDEVFALRVVGESMINAGILDGDLAIVRRQTSADNGDIVVAMTDEDEATIKRFYREDGRVRLQPENDAMSPLYFPNVTILGKVIGIFRQIR; encoded by the coding sequence GTGAGCGGTCTTACGGCTCGTCAACGCGCAATTCTCGAGTTTATCCGAAAAAACATCCGCGAAAAAGGATATCCGCCATCGGTGCGCGAGATTGGAGAAGCGGTGGGGTTGGCGTCAAGCTCGACGGTTCACGGGCATCTCGAGCGACTCCAACAGAAGGGTTACTTGCGTCGAGATCCGACCAAACCGAGAGCACTGGAACTCCTTGTGGACGACGAGGAGCCGGGGGATGTCGTGCTCGCTCCCATCGTCGGTCGTGTGACAGCGGGACTTCCCATCTCGGCGCTGGAAGACATCGAGGGATACTTGCCTTTGCCGCGCGACGTGGCGAAGGGCGATGAAGTCTTCGCGCTGCGCGTGGTCGGCGAGAGCATGATCAATGCGGGCATTCTGGATGGCGATCTCGCCATCGTGCGGCGGCAGACGTCGGCCGACAACGGCGACATCGTCGTGGCCATGACCGACGAGGACGAAGCCACCATCAAGCGGTTTTACCGGGAGGATGGCCGTGTGCGCCTCCAACCAGAAAACGACGCGATGTCTCCCTTGTACTTTCCGAACGTGACCATCCTCGGCAAGGTCATCGGGATCTTTCGGCAGATCCGATAG
- a CDS encoding Cof-type HAD-IIB family hydrolase, translating into MKTKQRVKMVFLDIDGTLFVNGRIVPKSAAAVAKLIENQIPVAVCTGRSVIHAQHVQASLGIPYGIYFNGGLVKAGDREIFALPFSREVVRGILESAERRGIQTIIHTHDHAFSLRPIPPEYLPVLASYDFPPIACEPTMADRLDEIGVFQLNAFMTAEWDDVFEREFPECYVYRWHEQAVDFQRRKSDKSIGAMHLLSYLGISPEDAVHIGDGGNDIGMFRTMGYSFAMGNASDEVKRAAKRVTSSADEGGVADALAELGLI; encoded by the coding sequence GTGAAGACCAAGCAACGCGTCAAGATGGTGTTTCTCGACATCGATGGAACGCTGTTTGTGAACGGCCGGATCGTGCCCAAAAGCGCCGCGGCGGTCGCTAAACTCATCGAAAACCAGATTCCGGTCGCCGTGTGCACGGGTCGGAGCGTCATTCACGCCCAACACGTGCAGGCCTCACTAGGGATCCCATACGGCATCTATTTTAACGGCGGTTTGGTGAAGGCCGGAGATCGAGAGATCTTTGCCCTGCCTTTCTCGCGCGAAGTGGTTCGAGGCATCCTGGAATCGGCGGAGCGCCGCGGCATTCAGACCATCATTCACACGCACGATCACGCCTTTAGCCTGCGGCCGATTCCACCGGAATATCTGCCGGTCCTCGCGTCCTACGACTTCCCGCCCATCGCCTGCGAGCCGACGATGGCCGATCGGCTGGACGAGATCGGCGTGTTTCAGTTGAACGCGTTCATGACCGCCGAGTGGGACGACGTGTTCGAGCGCGAGTTTCCCGAATGCTACGTGTACCGCTGGCACGAACAGGCCGTCGACTTCCAGCGCCGCAAGTCGGATAAGTCCATCGGCGCGATGCACCTCCTCTCGTATCTCGGCATCTCACCTGAAGACGCCGTGCACATCGGAGACGGAGGGAACGACATCGGCATGTTTCGCACCATGGGATACTCCTTCGCCATGGGCAACGCCAGCGACGAGGTCAAGCGCGCGGCCAAGCGCGTCACTTCGAGCGCCGACGAGGGCGGCGTCGCGGACGCTTTGGCCGAACTTGGGCTCATCTGA
- a CDS encoding glycine--tRNA ligase, translating into MQVTMDTLVSLAKRRGFIFPGSEIYGGLANTWDYGPLGAQVKHNLKRAWWRFFIEQNPLNVGLDSAILMNKQVWVASGHVANFHDPMVDCRQCKARFRADKLIEEAAEAKGKSLVVDGLPFAEMERLMEELQIACPNCGARDFTNVRQFNMMFRTFQGVTEDAANEVYLRPETAQGIFVNFKNVQRTMRKKLPFGIGQFGKSFRNEITPGNFIFRTREFEQMELEFFCAPGEDEKWFAYWRQTCMDWLLSLGIKPDHLRFRDHAKEQLSHYSKATTDIEYRFPFGWGELLGVANRTDYDLKAHQEHSGENMMVQEEGQEPFIPYCIEPSIGADRLFLAVFADAYDEEEVAEGDTRVVLRLHPKLAPYQVAVLPLSKKLNEPAHRLYLDLIKTYSADYDETGSIGKRYRRQDEIGTPFCVTYDFESESDGQVTIRMRDSMEQVRIPIEGVRTWLDEQLQSSGATW; encoded by the coding sequence ATGCAGGTGACGATGGATACGTTGGTGTCGCTCGCGAAGCGGCGAGGCTTTATATTCCCCGGTTCTGAGATTTACGGTGGATTGGCCAACACGTGGGATTATGGGCCGCTCGGCGCTCAGGTGAAGCACAATTTGAAGCGCGCCTGGTGGCGGTTTTTCATCGAGCAAAATCCGTTGAATGTGGGCCTGGATTCGGCCATCCTGATGAATAAGCAGGTGTGGGTCGCGTCCGGACACGTGGCGAACTTCCACGATCCGATGGTGGACTGCCGCCAGTGCAAGGCCCGTTTCCGCGCGGATAAGCTGATCGAGGAGGCCGCCGAGGCGAAGGGGAAGTCCCTGGTCGTGGACGGCCTGCCGTTTGCGGAAATGGAGCGGCTGATGGAGGAACTTCAAATCGCTTGCCCCAACTGCGGAGCTCGCGATTTTACGAATGTCCGGCAGTTCAACATGATGTTCCGCACCTTTCAGGGCGTGACGGAAGACGCGGCGAACGAGGTGTATCTCCGCCCCGAGACCGCGCAGGGCATTTTCGTCAACTTTAAAAACGTCCAACGCACGATGCGCAAGAAGCTGCCGTTTGGCATCGGTCAGTTTGGAAAGAGTTTCCGCAATGAAATCACGCCGGGGAACTTCATCTTCCGCACGCGCGAATTCGAACAGATGGAGCTCGAGTTCTTCTGCGCGCCGGGCGAAGACGAGAAATGGTTTGCGTACTGGCGGCAGACGTGTATGGATTGGTTGCTCTCGCTCGGCATCAAGCCGGATCACCTGCGGTTTCGCGATCACGCCAAGGAGCAACTGTCTCACTACAGCAAGGCCACGACGGATATCGAGTACCGCTTCCCGTTCGGCTGGGGGGAGCTTTTGGGCGTCGCGAATCGCACCGATTACGACCTCAAGGCGCACCAGGAGCACTCTGGTGAGAACATGATGGTGCAGGAGGAAGGGCAGGAGCCATTCATTCCCTACTGCATCGAGCCCTCTATCGGCGCGGATCGCCTCTTTCTCGCCGTGTTCGCCGATGCCTACGACGAGGAAGAAGTGGCGGAAGGAGACACGCGGGTTGTTCTCCGGCTGCACCCGAAGCTCGCGCCTTACCAGGTCGCGGTGTTGCCTCTGTCGAAGAAGCTGAACGAACCGGCGCACCGTCTGTACCTGGATCTGATCAAGACGTATAGTGCCGATTACGATGAGACCGGGTCCATTGGGAAGAGATATCGGAGGCAGGACGAGATCGGCACGCCCTTCTGCGTGACGTATGATTTCGAATCGGAATCGGATGGGCAGGTCACCATCCGGATGCGCGATTCGATGGAACAGGTCAGAATTCCCATTGAAGGCGTGCGCACGTGGCTGGACGAACAACTGCAGTCGTCGGGCGCGACGTGGTGA